A single Prochlorococcus marinus XMU1410 DNA region contains:
- a CDS encoding ABC transporter ATP-binding protein has protein sequence MKNDALIIDDLHHKYDKRECSNWILNEINLKIENGELLGLLGPSGCGKTTLLRLIAGFEYPSKGRISLNDKEISSRQKILSPEKRNIGMVFQDYALFPHLTVLENVIFGLKNKKDRSRVNYLLNVVGLDSFVERYPHELSGGQKQRLAIARALAPGTNFILLDEPFCSLDMHVKLKLRSELPNILKGCNASGLMVTHDPEEAMSICDKVAVMNDGKIHQIDTPINLLNNPKTIFVSSFILGNNIINLKKNGNSYISCLGEINCSEYLKNTGIKSMSISPKFISIKRSESGDAIVISKEFLGEFLIYKVSINGNILRVRTDINNLLNNGDKCSLAINKNSYYFLYPGAHKVYI, from the coding sequence GTGAAAAATGATGCGTTAATAATTGATGATTTGCATCATAAATACGATAAGCGAGAATGTTCAAATTGGATATTAAACGAAATTAACCTGAAAATTGAAAATGGCGAATTGTTAGGGTTGCTTGGTCCTTCTGGTTGCGGAAAAACTACTCTTTTAAGATTAATCGCGGGGTTCGAATATCCCTCTAAAGGGAGGATTTCTCTAAATGATAAGGAAATTTCAAGTAGGCAAAAAATTCTTAGTCCTGAGAAAAGAAATATTGGTATGGTTTTTCAAGACTATGCACTTTTCCCTCACTTAACTGTTTTGGAAAATGTAATTTTTGGTTTGAAAAACAAAAAAGACAGATCTAGAGTTAATTATTTATTGAATGTTGTTGGTCTTGATAGTTTTGTTGAAAGGTACCCACATGAACTGTCTGGAGGCCAAAAACAAAGACTCGCAATTGCGAGAGCTCTTGCTCCAGGTACAAATTTTATTTTATTAGATGAACCTTTTTGTAGTCTTGATATGCATGTCAAACTAAAATTGAGAAGTGAACTCCCTAATATCCTAAAAGGTTGTAATGCAAGCGGATTGATGGTTACTCATGATCCGGAAGAAGCGATGTCAATTTGCGATAAGGTCGCCGTTATGAATGATGGGAAAATACATCAAATTGATACGCCAATAAACCTTCTAAATAATCCCAAGACCATATTTGTTAGTAGTTTTATTTTGGGTAATAATATTATTAATCTCAAAAAAAATGGTAATTCATATATTTCTTGTTTAGGTGAAATAAATTGTTCAGAGTATTTGAAAAATACAGGTATCAAAAGCATGTCAATTTCGCCTAAATTTATTTCAATAAAAAGATCAGAATCTGGTGATGCGATTGTTATATCTAAAGAATTTCTTGGAGAATTTCTTATATATAAAGTATCTATTAATGGAAACATATTGCGGGTTAGAACTGATATTAATAATCTTCTAAATAATGGTGATAAATGTTCTCTTGCTATAAATAAAAATAGTTATTATTTTTTATATCCTGGAGCACATAAGGTATATATATAG
- a CDS encoding ferritin, translated as MNENNLKTKKLINFGPSGRAVAQPIDNSLLDNIFEHLTMERYANVQYFSMYLWFQERDLNGFASHFLSESKGEMEHAQKFADYLIARGQSVKLDEIPAPVQTWDSIEELISYSFNMEADLTSSLQQLYSISERISDTRTNVFLDPIIEAQTQSEDEFANILGKVKFASNQPSAILLIDSDLKKK; from the coding sequence ATGAATGAAAATAATCTAAAAACAAAGAAATTAATTAATTTTGGTCCATCTGGAAGAGCTGTCGCTCAACCGATAGATAATAGTTTATTGGATAACATTTTTGAACATCTAACAATGGAAAGATATGCCAATGTTCAATATTTTTCTATGTATCTATGGTTTCAAGAACGTGATTTAAATGGATTCGCCTCTCATTTTCTTAGTGAATCAAAAGGCGAAATGGAACATGCTCAGAAATTTGCAGATTACTTAATCGCAAGAGGACAAAGCGTAAAATTAGATGAAATTCCTGCACCTGTTCAAACATGGGATTCAATAGAGGAACTGATTTCTTATTCTTTTAATATGGAAGCGGATTTAACTTCATCTCTTCAACAACTTTATTCCATATCAGAAAGAATTTCAGATACAAGAACTAACGTATTTTTAGATCCTATTATAGAGGCTCAAACACAATCAGAAGATGAATTTGCGAACATACTGGGCAAGGTAAAGTTTGCTTCTAATCAACCTTCGGCAATATTACTAATAGATAGTGATTTAAAGAAAAAATAA
- a CDS encoding Crp/Fnr family transcriptional regulator gives MNFHSYGESPSKSVRIITGQSVLIDPSSRPKGTCLEVESGIARVYCPCEETEGMTLAFLQSGDQLRTDLLCSEGVCVEALTDLSFHSNVNIDENIGFDAVNEWTLQLLRIRHLGNAEQRLQALFSILVNRLGRRCGQWCELPFRLTHERIGELIGSTRVTSTRLISKLRSSELLIAPIGTQTVSVAPSFIETSPL, from the coding sequence ATGAATTTCCATAGTTATGGAGAATCTCCCTCAAAATCAGTAAGAATCATAACTGGACAATCTGTATTAATAGATCCCTCATCAAGACCAAAAGGGACATGCCTAGAAGTTGAAAGTGGAATTGCTAGAGTTTATTGCCCTTGTGAAGAAACTGAAGGAATGACACTCGCATTTTTACAATCAGGAGATCAATTAAGAACGGACCTTTTATGTAGCGAAGGTGTCTGTGTTGAAGCACTTACAGATTTATCTTTTCACAGCAACGTAAATATTGATGAGAATATTGGTTTCGATGCAGTAAATGAATGGACTTTGCAACTCCTTAGGATTAGACACTTAGGAAATGCAGAACAGAGATTACAAGCGTTGTTTTCAATACTAGTAAATCGTTTAGGTAGGAGATGTGGGCAATGGTGTGAGTTACCTTTTAGGTTAACCCATGAAAGAATTGGTGAATTAATCGGTTCTACTCGTGTAACGTCAACAAGATTAATTTCTAAATTAAGATCATCTGAGTTATTAATTGCTCCTATTGGAACACAAACAGTCAGTGTTGCTCCTTCTTTTATTGAAACATCGCCGCTATAA